ACGCTTCGGATACTTCGTTCGTTTGCCCTAAATTGCATCCTCCTAGTATCCGCAACACTCGATACGGGTGGCTGGTTGGGCCTTACCCGACAGGGACTCGCACCCTGCAAGAGATGCCAAGCTGCGCCTGGCGCACTACCAGTCCGCGTTCAACGAAGTGACATTAGGAATGGCCGGCAGGGACGCCGGCCGCTACCATAATGCGGTGGCGGTCCCGCGGGACGCGGGATGCCCGCCATCTTCACTTGGACGAAAGCGCATTGGTATAAGTCAATCCGTGATTACTTTCGAGCACTGCTATGGCGTCATTGCTTGCGCCATAGGCGCAAGCAATGACCAGCACAGGAGTTTTTGGGGAGGGGTCTGGGGAGGGGTCTGGGGAGGGCGTTTTTGCAAAAACGTCCTCCCCGGAATTTCTTCTCTCTTCTCTCTTCTCTCTTCTCTCTTCTCTCTTCTCTCTTCTCTCTTCTACCTTCTACCTTCTACCTTCCTACCTACCCTGCCCTTTCCTAATAACGCACTGGTAGGAGTGGGGTATGGGATCGGCGACCTCGGGAGGAGAGTCGGAATTCTTTTCCTTGTTTGAGCCAGATTCGGCCCAGGCTTTTTCCTGCACGGGTGATGTCCAGCGGCATTTCGTTGAGTTCCAGTTTTGAAGCATCAATACCCGCGGAGCCTGGCTGCCATCTCAGGGTTCGGCCTGCCATGGTAAGGGATAGGCGAGTGCTTTCCGGTATGTTAGTCTTCATGTCCACGATCTTGAGCAGCATATTGGCGGGCAATTCGAGCTTGTCGCCGGGGTAGGCCACAAAGTTCCCACCGCCTGACTCACCGAGCACAAGGTATTCCAAACGGGGTTCAGCGACTGCGATGTAGCTTTCGGCAAAGACCTTCTTATTCAGTTTCGCTTGCAAAGAGAAAATGCTCCGTGAGCCCCTGGTGCCGGCGTATTTTTGCTGAAGGTCCGTGGCGGTGTTAATCTGGTGGCCGCGATCTTCCTGAGGATAAGGCGATGAATCGGCCTGGAATCCTCGTAAATCTATGCGCACGCTTTTCAAGTCGTCTTCCGGCAGGTTTGTCACAGGGTCCAGGAGGACAATGGAGTCGCCTCGGAATACGGTCAGCTCTTCCCCGGGTTCGATCATAAAAGTCTTGTCGTTGACCCTGACGCAAAAATGGCGAACCTTTGGCTCAAAGTGCACCCCCGCGGCGGAGTGGTTTTTTGCCGCTATGATCTCTACGGGGAGCGTCCCCATCAGAAAACGGTCTTTGCGCACTTCAATAACGGTATTGTCGGTGATGTTGACCTCTTCGTTCAGGTCATTGAAGCTTGTGCCCACTCCTTTCACACGAGCAGTCAGCCCACGTGAATAGTTGGACTCGATGTGAACCAGCTTGAGGTTGTCACCGCGCTGAACTTTGAGCACGTCCTGGCCGTTCACCACGATGGGAGTGCGGCCGTTAACTGACACTATGAGGTACTTCAAGGTAGGGTTTTCAAGGTACATTCTAGGGTTATCGGGAATGATTCCGACCTCATCCAAGAAGGCGTTGATGACCATACTCTGATAGCGGACCCTGAGACGGTAGTCCGAGATGGTCTTTGAAGTCTCGCTCGCGAACGCGGGTATCCCCACCTTGGTCAATGCGTGAAAAGTCGCGGAGAGGCGCTGCTCCTTATGTAACGAATCGTTCTTCAAAGTTCGGTGATTGTTGAATTTAAACAGATGGTCCCTCACGGACATCTGAGAATTGACCTTTTCAATGACGTGGCGAGCTATCTGACCCAGTCGGAGCACTTTGCCGTCCGGCCTGGTGTATTCCTCCTCGTCAGCTATGATGGATTGGCCGAACTTCATCGGGTTGCGAAGCGGTGATTCCCATTTGGGCGAATAAAAGCCGGAACCGTCGTGCAGATTCAGGAAGAAATCACTCTTCTTCATCAGTTCTTTTACGATCTCGACCACGCGAATGTCCCGGTCGGCCTCCTTGAGCGGTCCCGCGAACTTCCGGTTCATGTCGCCTTCGACACCTCTGTTGTTTTCCACGATGGAAAGGAAATTGGCCCTGGGAACTACAATCAGGTTACCCTTTTTCAGGGTAAGGTCCGCGTACAGGTCCGCGGCGAGGTATCCTCCCGGTTCGTCGCCCTGAATGCCGCCGAGCAGCAAGAGCGTGGGACCGGGCGAGTTGCCGGTTATGGTATAGACGTGAAGTTCGGCCTCAGTGCCTTGGAAATGGATCCTGTGCGTTGTCTCTGAGTTAGCCGGATCGGCTGGAATCGCGAGACCCCATAACAGCACCCACAACAGTGCCAGCAACGGTCTTCTGGTACCAACCGGAATAAAACGACTCCTGCGCATTTCACCAACCGCATCGTAGAACTGCGAAATCAACGGGAGCCCCTTTTAATGACAAAGGTCTCCCGTCAGGTTCCTGTTAAGAAACACCAGTCACAATTTGTTTTCCAAGAGATTAACGGAGCCGGTGGTCGTTTTCCGCCCGGACCCGTTAACTCCCTGGAACGGCACAGCCGGCCTTCAGACCTAGGCGCCTCGTGCCCGCGGAATCAGTCCCTGTCGCGTTCACACAGTGTTTTCCGCGCAGAAAATCTTTCTACAGCGCGCGCCGCTTGTCGCCCGCTCGAGTTCGGGCCCCGTCCATCGCAGACCCTTTTGCGCCCGTTATCTTTACTTCCCCGCGATCAAAGCCTCTCTGAAAGACTATCTTGCCGTTTTCACCATAGAGGAGGATCGACACTCTTTCCAGATGTGCGCCCGGCCTTCCGCCGTAAGTCAGTTCCACCCTGGAATTGAATTTGAAGCTCAGGCTGTCCCCGTCCTTATAGTTTGTCGGCAAGTCGCCGTCTCCCATGCGAGTACGCTCAGGGTAAACCGTGATCTTGTTTTCCCCGCGCGGGCCGGTCATTTCCAAAATGACGAACAGGTACCCTGAAAACGGTATCTCCGGCTGATCTTTGACCAACTTAAA
The Desulfomonile tiedjei genome window above contains:
- a CDS encoding succinylglutamate desuccinylase/aspartoacylase family protein, translating into MISQFYDAVGEMRRSRFIPVGTRRPLLALLWVLLWGLAIPADPANSETTHRIHFQGTEAELHVYTITGNSPGPTLLLLGGIQGDEPGGYLAADLYADLTLKKGNLIVVPRANFLSIVENNRGVEGDMNRKFAGPLKEADRDIRVVEIVKELMKKSDFFLNLHDGSGFYSPKWESPLRNPMKFGQSIIADEEEYTRPDGKVLRLGQIARHVIEKVNSQMSVRDHLFKFNNHRTLKNDSLHKEQRLSATFHALTKVGIPAFASETSKTISDYRLRVRYQSMVINAFLDEVGIIPDNPRMYLENPTLKYLIVSVNGRTPIVVNGQDVLKVQRGDNLKLVHIESNYSRGLTARVKGVGTSFNDLNEEVNITDNTVIEVRKDRFLMGTLPVEIIAAKNHSAAGVHFEPKVRHFCVRVNDKTFMIEPGEELTVFRGDSIVLLDPVTNLPEDDLKSVRIDLRGFQADSSPYPQEDRGHQINTATDLQQKYAGTRGSRSIFSLQAKLNKKVFAESYIAVAEPRLEYLVLGESGGGNFVAYPGDKLELPANMLLKIVDMKTNIPESTRLSLTMAGRTLRWQPGSAGIDASKLELNEMPLDITRAGKSLGRIWLKQGKEFRLSSRGRRSHTPLLPVRY